tgaaatttgGAATATTTTGAGAGGTTGCACCCAAATCAACCGTAGACATATTGACTAATTCGTCAGTCGAATAATTTCCTTCCATATCATCCTTATCTTTACCCTCAGTTGTATCTTGGTTCGAATTTTCTTGGTTTTCCAGTACCGCAAATCTCGAGCCAATCCCTTCAGTCACGCCTGAAATCACGCCTTTCTTATTTACTGCATTATTCTCCTTGCTTTGACCACTTTTGCCGGTAGTCCTGTCATCACTTCCGGTAACTTTTCCGGCTGCATTATTCTGTTTTTCCGTTCTTGGGGTCCTTTTTCGAACAGGTTTCTTGACCAACATCCAAGAGCAAAATCCTCCAGTTCTTCCGGGTTATTTTTCTTTGGTTGTTCAGAGATTCTTGTTTCAATCAACCGGGTGTGAATATCTTCATGGCAGCCTGATTTTCAATGTGCAAGGTTGGGCAGTTTTCCTCATTATGTCCCATGATCCCACATTTAAAGCATATCATCTTAATCCCCTCATATTGCACTCTCCATACCTTCCCTTTCAACTAGAATTTAGAGAGTAGAGGCTTAGTGAGGTCAATTTCAACACTCAGTCTTGTGAACTGTCCTCTGTCAGCTTGGGCAGTTGATTTATCAACTCGCAATACCTTTCCAATCTTAGAACCAATTTTATGGAGGAAGTTGATGTCAAAGTACTCTACCGAGAGATTGGGTATTCTCACCCAAGCAGTAAGTATTTTTAGGGGAGCATCATCTGGAACAAAGTTCGGCACCCACTTACGAATTGTTAGGTAGCAGTCGTCTAACATCCATGGGCCCTGCGTGATTACAAAGTTGTAATCTGCTTCACTAGTGAACCTTGCAATAAAATATCTGCACCCTATGTCAGTTAGGGAAAGCTCTCCCTTAATGCTCCATTTCTTTTT
This Spinacia oleracea cultivar Varoflay chromosome 6, BTI_SOV_V1, whole genome shotgun sequence DNA region includes the following protein-coding sequences:
- the LOC110787054 gene encoding uncharacterized protein, coding for MEEAENQPTNHNLGDQQGNGNTTTDTQSHQLSFRDMVRGPQQPHGESQIPYPDEDDDVSDDDVGPEDYIHDERCPVILLSKEEKRRMRRPWKNSLIIKMFDGKLGYMGLMRRLKKKWSIKGELSLTDIGCRYFIARFTSEADYNFVITQGPWMLDDCYLTIRKWVPNFVPDDAPLKILTAWVRIPNLSVEYFDINFLHKIGSKIGKLKGKVWRVQYEGIKMICFKCGIMGHNEENCPTLHIENQAAMKIFTPG